One region of Chryseobacterium muglaense genomic DNA includes:
- the rpoC gene encoding DNA-directed RNA polymerase subunit beta', which translates to MSSNKNKTSSFNKITIGLASPESILQDSRGEVLKPETINYRTHKPERDGLFCEKIFGPIKDYECACGKYKRIRYKGIVCDRCGVEVTEKKVRRERIGHIGLVVPIAHIWYFRSLPNKIGYLLGIPSKKLDMIIYYERYVVIQQGIAKKLDGSDFDDKEFLTEEEYLDIMETLPVENQYLDDADPNKFIAKMGAEAVEELLKRIDLDSLSFDLRHKAHNEGSKQRRTEALKRLNVVEALRGANTRMINRPEWMIMRVLPVIPPELRPLVPLDGGRFATSDLNDLYRRVIIRNNRLKRLLEIKAPEVILRNEKRMLQESVDSLFDNTRKSSAVKSESNRPLKSLSDSLKGKQGRFRQNLLGKRVDYSARSVIVVGPNLQLHECGIPKDMAAELYKPFIIRKLIERGIVKTVKSAKRIIDRKEPVVYDILENVMKGHPVLLNRAPTLHRLGIQAFQPKMIEGKAIQLHPLVTTAFNADFDGDQMAVHLPLGPEAILEAQLLMLGSQNILNPANGSPITVPSQDMVLGLYFMTKELSSTEEKKVLGEGLAFYSPEEAEIAYAEGRVSLNAKVRCRLPIKENGEITTKLTETSVGRILFNQIVPKQSGYINELLTKKSLRNVIGKVLADTDFPTTVKFLDAMKDLGYSNAFKGGLSFSLGDIVVPVEKKQMIATSIETVDEIRANYNMGLITDTERYNQVIDVWTNTNAGLTEMIMSRMKTDQGGFNSVYMMLDSGARGSKEQIRQLSGMRGLMAKPQKAGSTGAEIIENPILANFKEGLSILEYFISTHGARKGLADTALKTADAGYLTRRLVDVAQDVIVTEDDCGTLRGTEVTALKKNDEIVEKISERILGRVSLHNIYDPETDELIAHADQIINEALAKKIEEIGLEAVEVRSPLTCETKKGICAKCYGRNLATGKPIHMGEAVGVIAAQSIGEPGTQLTLRTFHQGGVSTNVSENPSIIARRDGIVELDEVRTITSEDENGNTAEVVVSRTTEFRLVADNETRTPLMVANVPYGAILSVKAGDKVSKGDTICRWDPYNAVIIAETAGKVEYEDIIQGISFQLEIDEQTGFEEKVISESRNKKAVPTLKVVDSKGVEQKGYNLPVGAHLMVNDGEKIKAGKVLIKIPRKAAKTGDITGGLPRVTELFEARNPSNPAVVTEIDGVVSYGKIKRGNRELIVEAKTGERKIYLVKLSNQILVQENDFVRAGSPLSDGSVTPDDILKIKGPTAVQEYLVNEIQEVYRLQGVKIDDKHFEIIVRQMMTKVSIVDGGDTQFLEAALEHKYDFLIENNRVFGLKVVTEAGDSKEFKPGQMITARELRDENSKLKREDQALVEVREALPATATPVLQGITRAALQTKSFMSAASFQETTKVLNEAAVAGKVDSLNGLKENVIVGHRIPAGTGLKEYQNVIVGSKKEFEDLN; encoded by the coding sequence ATGTCATCAAATAAAAATAAAACAAGTAGTTTTAATAAAATAACCATCGGTTTAGCTTCTCCAGAGTCTATTTTACAAGACTCAAGAGGGGAGGTGCTTAAGCCGGAAACTATTAATTACAGAACGCACAAACCTGAAAGAGACGGTTTGTTCTGTGAAAAAATCTTCGGTCCTATCAAAGATTACGAATGTGCTTGTGGTAAATACAAGAGAATTCGTTACAAAGGGATTGTTTGTGACCGTTGTGGTGTAGAGGTTACGGAGAAAAAAGTACGTAGAGAAAGAATCGGACACATTGGTTTGGTTGTTCCTATTGCGCACATTTGGTATTTCCGTTCTTTACCAAACAAAATCGGTTACCTTTTGGGTATTCCTTCTAAGAAATTAGATATGATCATCTATTACGAGAGATATGTTGTTATTCAGCAAGGTATCGCTAAGAAATTAGATGGTTCTGATTTTGATGATAAAGAATTCCTTACAGAAGAAGAATACCTTGATATCATGGAAACTCTTCCTGTAGAAAATCAATATCTTGATGATGCAGATCCAAACAAATTCATCGCCAAAATGGGCGCTGAAGCTGTTGAAGAATTGCTAAAAAGAATTGATCTTGATTCATTATCTTTCGACTTAAGACACAAAGCTCACAACGAAGGTTCTAAGCAAAGAAGAACTGAAGCTCTAAAAAGATTGAACGTGGTAGAAGCATTGAGAGGTGCTAATACTAGAATGATCAACAGACCAGAGTGGATGATTATGCGTGTACTTCCTGTTATTCCACCAGAACTAAGACCATTAGTTCCATTGGATGGAGGACGTTTCGCAACTTCAGATTTAAATGACCTTTACAGAAGAGTTATTATCAGAAACAACCGTTTGAAGAGATTATTGGAGATCAAAGCTCCTGAAGTAATCTTGAGAAACGAGAAGCGTATGCTTCAGGAATCAGTAGATTCATTATTCGATAATACAAGAAAATCTTCTGCAGTAAAATCTGAATCAAACAGACCATTGAAATCACTTTCAGATTCATTGAAAGGTAAGCAAGGTCGTTTCCGTCAGAACTTACTAGGGAAAAGGGTAGATTACTCTGCGCGTTCGGTAATTGTTGTAGGTCCAAACTTGCAGCTTCACGAATGTGGTATTCCTAAAGATATGGCAGCTGAGCTTTACAAACCGTTTATCATTAGAAAACTAATTGAAAGAGGAATTGTAAAAACAGTAAAATCTGCAAAGAGAATTATTGATAGAAAAGAACCAGTAGTATATGATATCCTAGAAAACGTGATGAAAGGTCACCCTGTTTTATTAAACAGAGCACCTACGCTTCACAGATTGGGTATTCAGGCTTTCCAACCTAAGATGATCGAAGGTAAGGCAATCCAACTACACCCGTTAGTAACAACAGCATTCAACGCCGATTTCGATGGTGACCAGATGGCAGTACACTTACCGCTAGGTCCAGAAGCGATTTTGGAAGCTCAGTTATTGATGTTAGGTTCTCAGAATATCTTGAACCCTGCAAACGGTTCTCCAATTACGGTACCTTCTCAAGACATGGTTCTTGGTCTTTATTTCATGACCAAAGAATTGAGCTCTACAGAAGAGAAAAAAGTATTGGGTGAAGGTCTTGCATTCTATTCTCCAGAAGAAGCAGAAATTGCTTATGCTGAAGGTAGAGTTTCATTGAACGCTAAAGTAAGATGTAGACTTCCAATTAAAGAAAACGGTGAAATCACTACGAAATTAACTGAAACTTCTGTTGGTAGAATCTTATTTAACCAAATTGTTCCTAAGCAGTCAGGATATATTAATGAGCTTCTTACTAAGAAATCATTAAGAAATGTTATTGGTAAAGTACTTGCTGATACAGATTTCCCTACAACAGTGAAGTTCTTGGATGCAATGAAAGATTTAGGGTATTCAAATGCATTCAAAGGAGGTCTTTCGTTCTCATTAGGGGATATCGTAGTTCCTGTTGAGAAAAAGCAAATGATTGCTACTTCTATTGAAACGGTAGACGAAATTAGAGCCAACTATAACATGGGTCTAATTACAGATACGGAAAGATATAACCAGGTAATTGACGTTTGGACAAACACGAACGCTGGATTAACTGAAATGATCATGAGCAGAATGAAAACCGACCAAGGTGGGTTCAACTCTGTATACATGATGCTTGATTCTGGAGCAAGGGGTTCTAAGGAACAGATCCGTCAGTTATCAGGGATGAGAGGTTTGATGGCAAAACCGCAAAAAGCTGGTTCTACCGGTGCGGAAATTATCGAAAACCCGATTCTTGCAAACTTTAAGGAAGGTCTTTCCATCTTAGAATACTTTATCTCTACTCACGGTGCTCGTAAGGGTCTTGCGGATACCGCACTTAAGACTGCCGATGCGGGTTACTTAACGAGAAGATTGGTAGACGTTGCACAAGACGTTATCGTTACAGAAGACGACTGTGGAACATTGAGAGGTACAGAAGTTACTGCACTTAAGAAAAATGACGAAATCGTTGAAAAGATTTCTGAAAGAATCTTAGGTAGAGTTTCTTTACATAATATTTACGATCCTGAAACAGATGAGTTAATTGCTCACGCAGATCAGATTATTAATGAAGCTTTAGCTAAAAAAATCGAAGAAATCGGTCTTGAAGCTGTTGAGGTTCGTTCACCACTGACTTGCGAAACTAAAAAAGGAATCTGTGCTAAATGTTACGGTAGAAACTTAGCTACAGGTAAACCTATTCATATGGGTGAAGCTGTAGGAGTTATTGCTGCACAATCAATTGGGGAACCAGGAACTCAGCTTACGTTGAGAACTTTCCACCAAGGGGGTGTATCTACAAACGTATCAGAAAACCCATCAATTATCGCTAGAAGAGATGGTATCGTAGAATTGGATGAGGTAAGAACAATTACTTCTGAAGACGAAAACGGAAACACTGCAGAAGTAGTAGTATCTCGTACAACAGAATTCAGATTGGTTGCTGATAACGAAACTAGAACTCCGTTAATGGTTGCCAACGTACCTTATGGTGCTATATTATCTGTAAAAGCAGGTGATAAAGTAAGCAAAGGAGATACAATCTGTAGATGGGATCCGTATAATGCAGTAATTATTGCAGAAACTGCTGGTAAGGTAGAATACGAGGATATTATCCAAGGTATTTCATTCCAACTAGAAATTGATGAGCAGACAGGTTTCGAAGAGAAAGTAATCTCTGAATCTAGAAATAAGAAAGCCGTACCTACATTAAAAGTAGTAGATTCAAAAGGTGTTGAGCAAAAAGGCTACAACTTACCGGTAGGAGCCCACTTAATGGTAAATGATGGTGAAAAAATTAAGGCTGGTAAAGTCTTAATCAAAATCCCAAGAAAAGCTGCTAAGACAGGGGATATCACCGGAGGTCTTCCGAGAGTTACCGAATTATTCGAAGCAAGAAACCCTTCAAACCCGGCGGTTGTTACAGAAATCGATGGGGTAGTTTCTTACGGAAAAATCAAGAGAGGTAACCGAGAATTGATCGTTGAAGCTAAAACTGGGGAGAGAAAAATTTATTTAGTTAAATTATCAAACCAAATCTTAGTACAGGAGAATGACTTCGTGAGAGCTGGTTCGCCACTTTCTGACGGTTCAGTTACTCCAGACGATATCTTGAAAATCAAAGGGCCAACTGCGGTTCAGGAATATTTAGTAAACGAAATTCAGGAAGTTTACCGTCTACAAGGGGTAAAAATCGACGACAAACACTTCGAAATCATCGTAAGACAGATGATGACAAAAGTATCAATCGTTGATGGAGGTGATACTCAGTTCCTTGAAGCTGCTCTAGAGCACAAATACGATTTCTTAATTGAAAACAACAGAGTATTTGGTCTTAAAGTAGTTACTGAAGCTGGAGATTCTAAAGAATTTAAGCCAGGACAGATGATTACTGCAAGAGAATTAAGAGACGAAAACTCTAAGTTGAAGCGTGAAGATCAGGCTTTAGTTGAAGTAAGAGAAGCTTTACCTGCTACTGCAACACCAGTATTGCAAGGTATTACAAGAGCCGCTCTACAAACTAAGTCGTTCATGTCTGCAGCTTCATTCCAGGAAACAACTAAAGTTCTAAACGAAGCAGCAGTTGCTGGTAAAGTAGACAGCTTGAATGGTCTTAAAGAAAATGTAATTGTAGGACACAGAATCCCTGCAGGTACAGGTCTTAAAGAATATCAAAATGTAATTGTTGGTTCTAAGAAAGAATTCGAAGACCTTAACTAA
- a CDS encoding DUF3467 domain-containing protein, producing the protein MDNQNQNNDPNNINIQLNEMVASGVYCNLALVNHSPSEFVVDFIQLMPGVQQANVRSRVILAPLHAKRVLTALQQNITNYEQQFGEIKEVEPFVLGGNNVNA; encoded by the coding sequence ATGGACAATCAAAATCAAAACAACGATCCAAACAACATCAACATCCAATTGAACGAGATGGTAGCTTCAGGGGTTTACTGTAACCTTGCTTTAGTAAACCACTCTCCATCTGAGTTTGTAGTAGATTTCATCCAGCTTATGCCAGGTGTACAGCAGGCTAACGTGAGATCAAGAGTAATCTTGGCTCCACTTCATGCTAAGAGAGTTCTTACAGCTCTTCAGCAAAACATCACAAACTACGAGCAACAATTCGGAGAAATCAAAGAAGTTGAGCCTTTCGTATTAGGAGGAAACAACGTTAACGCTTAA